AATCATTTCTTGTTAGCATTCACACCCTACCATATACATTTTTGAGTGCATGAATAGACATGTGGTTTATCTGATATACACCACCCCACTAATATGAAAAGGATTTGAGCCATTAAGCCTCTTTCATAGTCCCCAGAGTGAACTTAAACTTAATAATCCCTTCCAGTGAACGGACAATAATTATAGATCTAACAATCATAGAAACCAGAATGATAAATTCAGTGAAATTGACCATTGCTGTCTGTGTCTATCACATAGTACATAATACATTCATTGTGCATTATGTTAGAACAATGAAAAGTTGTCAAAGAACTTGACAGTGTAATATCTGCAGTAAAGCTAATATGTAAAAGACCCAACTTAAATATGCAGGTGTACTAAAGGATTTGCTAGAATATATGTCATGTTTCTAAACTGTAAAATGTCATGAGTTCTGCTTCTCATAAACCATATATCCAACCCTTGAATATATACTTCACAGACCTGCATAAAAAAGACTGCAGTTCTTTCTGAAAGAATTTGGGCCAAATGGGAATTGCTGAATTATTCATCAATAAATTGGATTCTGAAGAgtcaaatgtttatttttgtttattttattttgttaaaaattattttattttttttattagtgGACAAAGGAACTTGAACATTATTGCATAGTGGTGCGGACTATTATGCATGCCAAATTTAAGTTGATATGTATTACATGGCAAAGTCTGAGGAATTCTTATTTAGCAATGCGAAAAACCCCAAAAATGGCGCTGTGTTGGTTGAACACTTCTCAGCCCTGGGTCTGCTGAACACGTGCCATGCTACTGTTGACTGTGACTACAGGCTGGGTGTCTACAGTCCCGGTTGGAATCAAGCAACATGGCTGGACAGTAGCACACATGATAACAACATACGTAATTATGTGTTACAGTCAGAACAGAAGCATTATTAAAACTGCTACAAAAGAAGAGTGTATCTTCTACAGTCGTTACAGACCATAGGCAGGTAGACAGAATCGATGCTTACTCGTGTGCACAAACCAGAACTTTGTACAggactttatttatttgatttgaaACATTGAAATTACTTACAAAGCAGGTTTGCAATGTTCTGCTGTAGCTGGTGAGACACACAGGTACTTTGTGCATTTGTAGAATCTCTAACTGGGGCAGCATATTTCCTGAGATCTTAGCCTTTACTTGCTAAAACAGTCTGGATGGCCTAATGTTTTAAGGCATCACTGTACAAACCAGATGCACATATGACAACTTCAGAGTCCTGTTTATCTGACCCTGCGTACCGATGTTCATGACCTCCAGGGATGGAAGCCTGTTGAACCCAGTGCTCTGGAGTTATTTGTTAGATGTGTCAGGGGAAGAATTGGAGATAGCATGCCATGTCTCGGAGCACAGCTCGCATATTACAGGACTTGTGgccaccttctccacctgctCGGAGATGGATCTGCAATGGCTGTCTGGTTGGCTTCAGTGGAGGCCATTAAAAAGTGTATTCCAGTTCTGTGTATATTTTTAaagcaaacaaaatatttataGACTTGTGTTGCTTGGCAGCTATTGGGGTAATGTGTTTACAGGGACACGGACATGAAATTACGATGTTATTaatgcacacatcacacatccatCAAACTACAGCCATTTTTATGTCCAATTACTTAGTCATTTCCAGTAGGAATGGAACCTTAGAAAAATGGAAGCGATGCTATTGGACTAATTTCACAACTATTTCCCCCTTTTTTTCCCAAAGGCAGTGACAGTAGGCACTAGGTCTGAACTTGCAACAGCATGGCAGCTGCCTCGCCTCAGGGCAGTTCACCCACCCTCCCAACAGGTGAGAGAAACGCGTACTGCCCATCAGACGGCCCTGTGCTGATTACACACTCACGCCAGGCTGCTTACTGCTGTATTGAATAGTGGCGATTTCATCCAGTTGAATGCAATTGCTGTTGTCAGATCTGGGGAGCCGCATGCAATAACTCAACGGAAACTTCAAACGAAGGTATTCGGAATCTCCATGCCCACCAGGTGCTTTGTCACATGAGGTGATGGATGTAGTAAAAAAAAGTCATCTTTTTTTCTTCCCTAGAGCACATTAGGTTGGCTGTTGAAGAGTTGGACAAAACTCCACACTATGGACACTATAATACATTGGGCCAATCCAATTACATGGTGAATGTATTGACAGCaagacactgcagtgtttttgTTATAATTAGGGAAGCAAAATATCTAATGGCAATTTGAATATATATTCAGTGCAATCATGAAATATCATGAGATATCAAAAACAACTGGCAGGatattcattatatatatatatatatatatatatatatactttctTAAAGAAAAAGTACAAAAACATTtaatatatctatatatcttGTTCAATTAGTTGGTGCTTGAGGTTgttagctttaaaaaaaaaaaaaaaaagtttctgcAAACACCCTTGACTGAAATATGAAGTCAAGGTAAAAAAGAGGGAATACTCTTCCTTTTTGTAAAATCCCAGAGCCACAGTGCAAAAAAGTATTTTTGCCACCTACTGGTCAGAAACGTCGACACAGAGTAAGGCAATACGATATACAACAGTAGAGGGCAGTGAACACTAAGTTTCTGGTCACCACAAAAAAGTCCCAAATCAGATTTAAGAAATTACATGACAAAGAAACTACTACTAATGTTTACATATTTTTATGTAACAAAACACTCCTCAGCATTTTACAGAAAATATTTACAGCATAAAAAGGGGGAAAGTCTAAATATATAACTGGGAAAACAAAGAAGtgcattatatatttattttttaaccaCTAGAGGACATGTCAAAAGGGTAATGCTGAGGAAAATCGTGAACGACTTTCAGGGCCTCATTGTACAACTCCAAATCTGCAAAGAGCAAACAACAGAATGAATAATTGGACAAAACATACTAGGTTGGTGGTATATTGCTGTAGATTAACAACGATCAATGTGATTAACGTACCAAAAGTAATTCCTCTTTCCTCTCTAAACTGGATGTATGCTGCAGCCAtaactgtgtttttgtttgacaCCATGCCAATAACTTCCACAATCCCACTCAGCTCTTCATCCAACTAGAAGAGGGGAAACGGAAGATGAACGTGATCTGGCCTTGCAGTTACATAAAGCTGTATTCATCTTTAAAGTGCATGTGGTGCAGACTGGGTGGATAATCTCATTAGGACACAACCCGTTGCAGTATCTGTGTAACAAGAACATGTTTTGGGTGAACACGTACAGGTTCCTTCAGTTCCACTGAGGCGCTCTTCCCCTCTCCATCAGACAACGTGAACGCCTTTCCAGTTGGGTAAACCTGTTCAAAGAGACATGTGGCCTGAGTTAACCCAATAATGCACATCTCACTCCTTAACTAACTAGGTCTCATTCCAGGAATGAACCTTTACTTTAGCCAGTAGCCTATAACCGAATCAGTGTCAGCAAAAATGTAAGCAGAACGTTTTTACTCCGGTTACAGTAGCTACATTGGACAGAAAGCTGTAGAACATTCTTTAGGGGAACCTTTTAACCCAAAATATTGACTTTAAAGTTTAAAATATCAGGCtaacaggttaaacagcaaggcCAGCCGGCCAGCTACAGACGGTCAACACTCACCTTCTCCACGCGTCCGATCAAACACACTGGACGGTTGATGTACTGATAAAGCATAGATGTATTGACTCTCGGTTTTGGTGATTCAAACACGCCTGCCATTTTGCGGGTTTATAGAAGAAACACGTATTAGACCCAAAACGAACTAACTTGAAAATACAAGGATCCGAGATCCGAGAGTAAAATCGCGGGCAAAAAGCTCGGTCCCTTTTGACGTAGTTCCTGTTTTGACGTGTTTCCGCGGAGTGCGTCGGTGTAAACGTCTCGTGAGAAACAGATTCTCTGATATCTGTTAATTCATGTTCTTCAACACCACCAGTATCAACTGCACGTTACCAACACCAATTTAATTACCtagatatttttctttctttcttttttggtgAAGCATACATAAATAATGTATGCATAAACTAACTCCCCATCTTATATATTTCACAACTCAATACATGCGTTTGTTGTAGATACAGTTTAGTCGGTCCTTGTTGCATATTTTTAGGTTTTAACATGAAAATGCATTTTTCTTATAtaactaattgtacaacataaaatTAAATAGATACATTAAGAAACATGCTGCTTTGGTTAACTATCCTAGCCTATCCTAGTTTCCACTCGGGCCAAAAAGACTGCAACACGATGCCATGTAAACAAAACTTGAGCAAGTTTTTTATTAGTCATCTTCCTCTACGTTCTCCCAAGTACTGAAACATGAAACATAGCTAACCGGCTATGGACGTGTAGTCAAACGAGGCGCATATAGGGTGTCCGTGACCGGCGTGCCGGTCGTTAACAGGCGACTGAACCGTCTCGTTTATTTCCCTGTAGTTTAGATAGCGCTAACAAACGCCACGGTAAGTAGCTAGTGGGCTGTTGCTAGTCGACTAACTAGTGGCGAACATCGCTGTTCTATCATTTCCTGTTGTATAGTTCACCAAATATAACGTTTGGAAAGTTGTACTTTAAAGAAGTCACATAATTATGTAGCTAGTTGGCTAACAGCTCTCTACTACCTGCTAGCTAACGTACGGTAAACTCTTCGACTATAGCGAGATGTTCAGTTTTTTGGGACTTCGGAAGGACTCGAAGAAATCGCCGTCCGAGAAAGAGAGCGATGGGTTCGTCATTATTGGTGAGTTGTACGATACAACCGACTACGACTCTTCTCAAATAAGACCGCTGCCGCGGGCCTGTGTTTGGATATGAGGGCTAGCTTGTTAGCTAGGCTAGCTAAGTTCGTTTAGTTAGTTTGGTTAGCTAGGCTAGCTAAGTTTGCTATGttagctaggttagctaactTAGCTAGGTCAGTTAAGttagctaggttagctaactTAGCTAGGTCAGTTACGTTAGCTTGGTCAGCTAGGTCAGTTAAGTTAAGTTAGCTTGGTCAGCTAGGTCAGTTAAGTTAAGTTAGCTAGGTCGGCTAAGTTAGCTAGGTCGGCTAAGTTAGCTAGGTCGGCTAAGTTAGCTGGGTCGGCTAAGTTAGCTGGGTCGGCTAAGTTAGCTAGGTCGGCTAAGTTAGCTAGGTCGGCTAAGTTAGCTAGGTCAGTTAAGttagctaggttagctaactGGTGAGATGTTGAATAACTGAAGTTTTTCTGTACTTCCATCAACGGCTATGTGCGCGCGCGCGTATTTTGCGTGACATTTCGGCGTTGTCAAGGTAACGCGCTTCTTTTATAGTTTCTTTAGTCCTTTTCTTAGTTTCTTTAATTTGTgggtttgttttattattatggCTTTACCCCAGTAATACTTTCTTGCCAAAAGAGGGCAACACAGCAATGCTTAGTGAATTAGCAACGAAGGCAAAACCTGTTGTGATTATGTAGGCATCAAATAAAATAAGACGCACGGCTTTAGGGTTTTTAGAAACTGTCCTTTGCTCTGGGTCTGCTACTGTATTTCCTTAATCCGTGGAATACATAAAAAACCAACTCCCTCCAGGATCCTGGCTGTCCCAGCATGTGAAATAGCCCACTCTACAAACCTTACACAGCTAATTAAAAAGATATCTTATCTTATAGTGAAAATGAAACTTTGTGTATATCCCATGACACTGAAGCTCCAGAAAAGACTGATGGGAGTTTCCTAGCCCAATCTGTTCTTAAAAAGTGACATCATTTTCTTTTCATCCTGTGGCTTCAGCTTTGGCTTCTCTGCAAGGAGCAGACACAGATGGCCGGGGGTCGTTTGTGTGACTTGGCTAAAGCCGCGATTTCAAAGCCAACAGTTTCTCCCACATGAAAGCAACATACTGACCTCGTCCACAGACATTTGTGGGCATGATTTTCCAGACACCGATTAAATTCACTCTTGGACTCATTTGGGCTGTCTGGTGGGCCTCAACTGAAAATCCTTGTTTGGTGCAGGATATAGACGTGATCTGTCACAGTTGACCAACAATCTGTGTGATTCAGTAATCAGTCTGTCTGCTGGAGATGACCAGCGGACTCACTGGGGATATACTGCTGATACAACAGTCTAACCACCGCCCTGTCCCTAAGGATGGTGTTGACTTAGCCATGACAATCTCCTCCTTATACCATAGAATATACAGAAACCGCCTAATTtatagctgcagcattttgtagtTTGCACCCTGCTGGATGTTTGGTAAGATTTTGGATATTATATTGTGCAAGAAACACTCAAGCTGTATAATTTTTTTATCCGGATGTAAACTCACTATGCAACTTCCATTCACTGTCAGATATAAGGTTATTGGTATGTAGGTCAAACCCAGATGTATATTTTAAGTGGGTGCATGATGATGGTTCAAATTGGTGAAGGCCAAAAATTGGTGAAGAAAAAGGTATTAAGATAGATGGCATCAAATGGAAATGTGGAATATGAGCAGAATAGAGATGAGCAAATGTCTGGAAAAAAACATTCACTAGTGGTTTTGGACCTCACTCTAGAGTTTGACATGTAGACCGGTGATACTGCAAAATTCATCCAAGGTGATAACAAACAGGAAAGCCAAAGAAAGAGAAAGTTCTCATAACCACATGTTAAACAGTGGTTAGTTAATATTTGTTAGAGGTAATAGAAAAACCAGTGTAATTCAGTCAGACATGGATTACATTCACCCCTGTATTGTTTTCCCAGCAAGTAAACTGGCTTGAAAGAACACACAAGTGTGCCCAAGAGCCTCTTTGCAGTTATTTTTTCTCTTTGTCATGCCAAAAGAAATACATCTGCTCATGTGTTCtccttttttttcacattagtCTCACATTAGGAAATGTGATGAGTAAGGATTAGGCTTGTTGCTTAAGCTACGGGTGAAACGATCACAGCCAATCTGGCTTTGAGACCTCAAAGGCGGGCCTTTGTGCCGGGCCTGCAGCTGACGCTTTCGAGAGGAAGAACCCAGAACACTCTTGTACTCCCGAGCAGCTGCACTTCTGAGGTTTCTCTTGTGTCTTGGCTTCTTAACCTGTACTCCCAGTATTATTGAGCCGCTTTGCTGTAGACACCAGCGACCTTGTACTTACTTTTGTTGTGGTCTTAAAGGCTGAAAACGTAACTGGAGGTTTTGGATGTTAGCCAAGTAATGTGACTTGTGTCCAGCATCGAGAAGCCTGGTTTATATTTCCAATAAACAGTCTTGAGCTTTTAAATATGATGTTTAGTTATCCATTGTGTATTCAAACATCATGGCACTCCTTTGTTCTAAAAACAGAGCCAAGCTTTTCGTGTCATTCTAATTCTGGATTATCCCAAAGTCCCAAGTTGAACATTTGCCCTTTTTTCAGGTTAACATGACTTTTGATTGAAACCTAAATATTTGCCCTAGTAGTTACCCTAAGCCAGAGAACTCTTTGCTCGTTATCAAGCCGCACTGGTCATTAGCCAATGTTTGTTTTCATATATTTAATGAGTTTTCTTTGTCTCCTGAAGGGTTTACAAAACAGGAAAGGTCAGGCTTCAGCACGCAGGGTGAAGGTGTAGGGCTGCAGGGTGTCGTTGTTGGTTAAAGCTGGAGAGAAGGCCGTGCTGCATGTGCTGACACTACGTAAAGAGGAGAATATAGACGAGGCTTACTTTACATTGCATTATTTATCCGGGCAGTGGATACCTTTCACTTTGGGGAAAGACATTCCTTACCAATAACGTTGTGGTACTAAAAAACCATTCTTGCAGTGTGTAAAGCATCAAAGGTGGTTGGAGGGGTCAGTTTAGGTCTGGcctgctgtacagtgttgttcCTTAGGAACCCCAGTCACTGTCTGCATACCAACAATTGTGCAGTTGTGTATTTTGTAGCTCGGAGCACACAACGTCGGGGACGCGCAGCTTCAGTAGTTGTGGCACACCCCGCATTGTTTGCGCCCGGCCGTGACTTTGAGAAGTCGAGCACCTAATCCGAGAGCGGCGTGGCCTGGTACGCCATTAAGACCTTCACCCCGCTGTATTGAACACGCATGCTTTCTGCAACCATGGACACCAGAGCTTAGCGAGATACTAGTTACGGGGTATTGTGGCGAGATCAAAAGCTCACCACAGATAATTGCTAGGCCCCGAGCACTGGGCTGAGTCAGAGTGTGAGAAGCCCACAGAGGATAGATGTGTGCTTGGCAAAGCACTAGCAGAAATAAAACATAGATTCAACAAAGACGCCCAGGTGTATGATGCTTAACATTGATAGAGGAGAAGAAGAGTAAATTCTCCCTATCCCACCCGCACAGAATAAACCAATTATGAAAGTAGAAGTTATTAGTGAATGTTTTTATTGCACTATGGAACAGTGCTGCAAACTCCTCAAGAATATCTTTGCATTAACGACTTTTGGATAGAAACACACTCTGGATATTCAAGATTTTAGAGGTATAAAGGTGTATAAAGTGTTGGTGTTTTCTAGAAACTGCCCATGTGAATTGTGTTTACCCAGGAGAGCTAATACTTTGGACTCCATTAATGTGATCAGATAACCATTTATTAAATGTAGATAATTCACATTATTGACTTAACTCTTTTAAATGCCTGAAGATTAGATCTTCAACAAATCTGCCCACATTGTCTTAACAATGTTTGCAAGCGTTTAATCAAAGTAATTTCAAGAGATTAAATGTTAAATTGACAAATTCAAACAAAACGTATAAAATTATTTCTTAACCTCAAATAGTGGACAAGGATTGTCCAGGCTCAGAACTGGGACAGTCCAGCATCAGAACTGTCATGattctttttttaatgtaaCAGTTGAACAGAAACATGTTTTATGTAGCTTTTAGTCTTAAAGTCCATATTGCTGGCATCTTTTTTTCACTACTTCATTGTATTAGGAGCACGATGATGTATTCTGTTTTTGGCATTTGACTGTGTGTACTGAGTAGGGTTCTTCTCCTTTCTAGGGGAGACTGCTGAGGAACAGaggaacaaactgaaatcaaTTAACACGGCAAAACCATCCACTAATGTCATTGTGCAGCCTTCAAAGGTGAGCCCCATGCACGCCGGAATGTCACATAACCCAAAATGCTTTTATTGGTTATGTTTTACcaattggaaaaaaaaacaagcaggtATTTATTACCTTGTAGTCAAGTAAATGTCATGTTGTACTGTTATAGATGCCACATCTTTCCGTTGATCAAGCTAGAATTAACTTGATCAAAACAGAATTTGCTAGAAATGACTCTGTGCTTCTATTCAGCGAGCTGTGTCCCTCCTGTAAATGTGCAGTGGGTGTAGCATCCCTTGAGGGCAAGAGGAACAGATCCCGAGGCCTTTCTTTCAGTTCTGCTGGCCTTTTGTGTGGCCGGCAGGTGCCGGACGGGCCATG
This Brachyhypopomus gauderio isolate BG-103 chromosome 6, BGAUD_0.2, whole genome shotgun sequence DNA region includes the following protein-coding sequences:
- the rpa3 gene encoding replication protein A 14 kDa subunit, producing MAGVFESPKPRVNTSMLYQYINRPVCLIGRVEKVYPTGKAFTLSDGEGKSASVELKEPLDEELSGIVEVIGMVSNKNTVMAAAYIQFREERGITFDLELYNEALKVVHDFPQHYPFDMSSSG